Sequence from the Meleagris gallopavo isolate NT-WF06-2002-E0010 breed Aviagen turkey brand Nicholas breeding stock chromosome 22, Turkey_5.1, whole genome shotgun sequence genome:
CAGGAAGACCAAGGCACAAATTGTGCAAGGTTTCCGTTCCAGGAGGAAACTGAGCAGGTAGAAGCCCATGAACATTGAGTGACTGAACCACAAGGCTGGGTTAAGGGGCTTGGGGATGAGCAGGACAGGCAGCAACCACTGAAGGCAGTACATCGTGTCTGGCTGGCGGGGCCTTGTGGCAGCAGCAGTCAGGTGCTTCAgtctccagcagctcctcaggTGGGCTGTCCTGTAGGAGGGAAGTTAAAAAGCCAGTCAGACAATCAGCAAACAGTTCAACAGTAGCTCTTCTACAGCTCACTTAAGCGCCCTATGCTGCTGATGTTTCAACTCCTAGCACTAGGTAGAAACTTGGTAGAAACTCTGCTTTCTGAAGCCCACAGCTGGG
This genomic interval carries:
- the BLCAP gene encoding bladder cancer-associated protein, producing MYCLQWLLPVLLIPKPLNPALWFSHSMFMGFYLLSFLLERKPCTICALVFLAALFLICYSCWGNCFLYHCTGSQLPESAHDPSIVGT